ACAAGATGAGATAATACTGTAGTCTTCCCTATCTCTTCAATTGGCATCAGGTTAGCGTTGATTCCGCTTGACTTGGAATATACAAACGAATGCTTTTTAATGGGTGTGTGCGTTCTTCCAGCGAGGATGTTACAGTGCAGAGGTATTTCTTGGCGATTGATACCGCTTCTTTAATCTCTTCTTCCGTTGGTCTTCTTGATACATTGCAAACAGGAACGTATCTAATGATTTTATATTTTATTTTATCATCAATGCCTGATAGGAACTTAGCTATTCTCTCTATCTCCTCTTTTTCAACAATCCCCGGGATGAAGACCGTCATCACTTCAAAATTAAGTTTACTTTTGTTTAACAGCTTTATTGCATTTAAAACACTTTCATTTGATTCTCCAGTGTACCACTCGTGTAATTCCGGTGTAAACGCCTTTAGATCTATATGAATCTCATCCAGGCACGCGTTCTCCATTTCTCT
This sequence is a window from Methanophagales archaeon. Protein-coding genes within it:
- a CDS encoding radical SAM protein, whose amino-acid sequence is MKISYLSLSGKRCTVQFYGCNFRCKACFALDKMNTYTEITPEGLLTEIKQFNIEEVMLAGGEPTIYKKELLEFIKLSDIKTTLSTNGSLLDSVFVREMENACLDEIHIDLKAFTPELHEWYTGESNESVLNAIKLLNKSKLNFEVMTVFIPGIVEKEEIERIAKFLSGIDDKIKYKIIRYVPVCNVSRRPTEEEIKEAVSIAKKYLCTVTSSLEERTHPLKSIRLYIPSQAESTLT